A part of Lacibacter sp. H407 genomic DNA contains:
- a CDS encoding arsenosugar biosynthesis-associated peroxidase-like protein — MHNHYYNAEDLGKFGKIGEYQKDLADKFFAWYGATFADSALTAKEKSLIALAVAHAVQCPYCIDAYSSDAFEKGWDEAQMMEAVHVAAAIKGGAALVHGVQMMNKVKEIAM; from the coding sequence ATGCACAATCATTATTACAACGCAGAAGATCTCGGCAAATTTGGAAAGATCGGTGAATACCAAAAAGACCTGGCAGATAAATTCTTCGCATGGTACGGCGCCACATTTGCAGACAGTGCTCTAACAGCAAAAGAAAAATCATTGATCGCTTTGGCAGTAGCACATGCCGTGCAATGTCCCTATTGTATTGATGCATACAGCAGCGATGCATTTGAAAAGGGTTGGGATGAAGCGCAAATGATGGAAGCAGTGCATGTAGCGGCAGCCATTAAAGGCGGTGCAGCATTGGTGCATGGTGTGCAAATGATGAACAAGGTGAAAGAGATCGCTATGTAA
- a CDS encoding FtsL-like putative cell division protein translates to MAVKEPKIDLKKWFNYQWIVRNVPYFLFLSVLAIIYIANGHYADNTIRNINRTTKELKEQEYEYKTLNGKLMFQNRLSEVAKAVEPIGLKENIQQPIKLTDSTKLKGN, encoded by the coding sequence ATGGCAGTAAAAGAGCCGAAGATTGATTTAAAAAAGTGGTTCAATTACCAGTGGATCGTACGCAACGTTCCATACTTCCTCTTTCTCTCTGTGCTGGCGATCATCTACATCGCCAATGGCCATTACGCCGACAATACCATCCGCAACATCAATCGTACAACCAAAGAACTAAAGGAGCAGGAGTATGAATACAAAACGCTCAACGGGAAACTGATGTTTCAGAACCGCCTGAGTGAAGTGGCAAAAGCAGTAGAGCCAATTGGTTTAAAAGAAAATATTCAACAACCCATCAAACTAACTGACAGCACCAAGCTGAAAGGAAATTAA
- a CDS encoding purine-nucleoside phosphorylase, which yields MNNIVAAIQESASFLAERGMKAKPVVGIVLGTGLGALVNKIEVELTIPYTDIPHFPQATVEFHKGNLLYGKIGGVQVIAMQGRFHYYEGYSMQQVTFPIRVMKALGVETLLLSNAAGGMNLHYKKGDLILIDDHINMLPDNPLRGLSDPSLGERFVDMSAPYDASLQQRMLQKATEQNIPLHKGTYVAVMGPNLETRAEYRWLRSTGADMVGMSTVPEVIVANQIGLKCLAVSVITDECDPENLKPVNIAEIIEVAGKADEKLSTLFASLIEGLV from the coding sequence ATGAACAATATTGTTGCAGCAATTCAGGAATCAGCTTCTTTTTTAGCAGAACGGGGTATGAAAGCAAAGCCGGTGGTGGGTATTGTACTTGGTACCGGGCTTGGAGCATTGGTTAATAAAATAGAGGTGGAGCTCACGATTCCTTATACCGATATCCCTCATTTTCCACAAGCTACCGTTGAGTTTCACAAAGGAAATTTATTATACGGCAAAATTGGAGGTGTGCAGGTAATTGCCATGCAGGGAAGGTTTCATTATTATGAAGGGTATAGTATGCAACAGGTTACGTTCCCTATTCGTGTAATGAAAGCATTGGGTGTTGAAACACTGCTGTTGAGTAACGCTGCCGGTGGTATGAATCTCCATTACAAAAAAGGCGATCTTATTCTCATCGATGATCATATCAATATGCTTCCTGATAATCCATTGCGTGGATTGAGCGATCCTTCGTTGGGTGAACGATTTGTTGATATGAGTGCGCCGTATGATGCTTCATTACAACAACGCATGTTACAAAAAGCAACGGAGCAAAATATTCCATTACACAAAGGGACTTATGTTGCAGTGATGGGGCCAAACCTGGAAACAAGAGCAGAGTACAGATGGTTGCGCAGCACCGGTGCAGATATGGTGGGCATGAGTACGGTACCGGAAGTAATTGTTGCCAACCAGATCGGTTTAAAATGTTTGGCAGTAAGTGTGATTACAGATGAATGTGATCCCGAAAATTTAAAGCCGGTAAATATTGCCGAGATCATTGAAGTGGCAGGTAAGGCGGACGAAAAACTCAGTACCTTGTTTGCATCGTTAATTGAAGGCTTAGTTTAA
- a CDS encoding sensor histidine kinase: protein MKKIFPVIIALITLSLLGIIYVQVSWLRNLALLREEQLKEKLSAVIQGVGEELVMQRSDAFNNLGRMPGMKFPGDGYDIYKQFSVTNRFTIFEIKEKLQKAFLRQNLKDTEFEFAVASDNVFGHYELKSPRFMEMAADTVHNLKAWYPLVASSGSILESLAPDEVFVIVVPDVKSYVIQSLGWMIAGSVLFTLIIVTAFFLTVRTLLRQKKLGDMKNDFINNMTHELKTPLATISLAVDALKNEKVLSNPEKMSYFTNMIKDENKRMNKHVESILQAAQMERQEVQLSLRELHVHQIIKNVLNNLQLQIEEKQGKVDVQLNASNDLMDADEVHLTNLINNLVDNALKYSKDDSFQLNISTKNIGKSIRITVEDHGIGMNKETLARVFEKFYRAHTGNVHNVKGFGLGLSYVKTMVEAHGGKVKVDSVLGKGSTFTVDLPLKK, encoded by the coding sequence ATGAAAAAGATTTTCCCGGTCATCATTGCATTGATCACATTGTCGTTGTTGGGTATTATCTACGTGCAGGTATCCTGGCTACGCAATCTGGCATTGTTGCGGGAAGAGCAGTTGAAGGAAAAATTATCAGCAGTTATTCAGGGTGTGGGCGAAGAATTGGTGATGCAGCGAAGCGATGCGTTCAATAACCTTGGCCGCATGCCGGGCATGAAATTTCCGGGCGACGGCTATGATATTTACAAACAATTTTCAGTTACCAACCGGTTCACCATTTTTGAAATAAAAGAGAAACTGCAAAAAGCATTTCTGCGGCAGAATTTAAAAGACACGGAGTTTGAGTTTGCAGTAGCAAGCGATAATGTGTTTGGTCATTATGAATTGAAATCGCCTCGCTTTATGGAAATGGCGGCTGATACTGTGCATAATTTAAAAGCATGGTATCCGTTGGTAGCCAGCAGTGGCAGCATATTGGAAAGTCTTGCGCCCGATGAAGTCTTTGTAATTGTGGTGCCCGATGTAAAAAGTTATGTGATCCAATCGCTCGGTTGGATGATCGCCGGTTCTGTTTTGTTTACATTGATCATCGTCACTGCGTTTTTTCTTACTGTAAGAACATTGTTGCGACAGAAAAAACTGGGCGACATGAAAAATGATTTCATCAATAACATGACGCATGAATTGAAAACGCCACTGGCTACTATTTCGCTGGCAGTAGATGCGCTCAAGAATGAGAAAGTACTCAGCAACCCCGAGAAGATGAGCTACTTTACCAACATGATCAAAGATGAAAACAAACGCATGAACAAGCATGTGGAATCCATTCTGCAGGCAGCACAAATGGAGCGGCAGGAAGTGCAGTTGAGTTTGCGTGAATTGCATGTGCACCAGATCATCAAAAATGTATTGAACAACTTGCAATTACAAATTGAAGAAAAGCAGGGAAAAGTAGATGTGCAGTTGAATGCAAGTAATGATTTGATGGATGCAGATGAAGTGCATCTAACCAATCTCATCAACAACCTTGTTGACAATGCATTGAAGTATTCAAAAGATGATTCGTTTCAATTAAATATTTCTACAAAAAATATCGGCAAGTCCATTCGTATTACGGTGGAAGATCATGGTATTGGTATGAATAAAGAAACACTGGCCCGTGTGTTTGAAAAGTTTTATCGTGCCCACACCGGAAATGTACACAATGTAAAAGGCTTTGGTCTTGGTTTGAGTTATGTAAAAACAATGGTGGAAGCCCATGGCGGCAAAGTAAAAGTAGATAGTGTGTTAGGCAAAGGCAGCACATTTACGGTTGATCTGCCGTTGAAGAAATAG
- the mraZ gene encoding division/cell wall cluster transcriptional repressor MraZ encodes MIGFLGEYEVTLDAKGRFLLPAGFKKQLPEDWNTQFVVSRGLDACLSLYHMKQWEPIFARISQLNDFDPKVRQFQRYFLNGATVVELDSAGRLLVPQQLKEYAGLGKDMVLFAKGDKIEIWDSNKYKQFFDTLSADDFSSLANEVMAKPLQ; translated from the coding sequence ATGATTGGTTTTCTGGGAGAATATGAGGTTACGCTCGACGCAAAAGGTCGATTCCTGCTCCCGGCTGGCTTTAAAAAGCAGTTGCCGGAAGATTGGAACACCCAGTTTGTGGTGAGCCGTGGTCTGGACGCATGTCTCAGTTTATACCATATGAAACAGTGGGAACCCATATTTGCCCGCATCAGTCAGTTGAATGATTTTGATCCGAAGGTACGCCAATTCCAACGCTACTTTTTGAACGGTGCAACCGTAGTGGAGCTTGATTCTGCAGGTCGATTGTTGGTACCGCAACAGTTGAAAGAGTATGCCGGGCTGGGGAAAGACATGGTGTTATTCGCCAAGGGCGACAAAATTGAAATTTGGGATAGTAATAAGTACAAACAGTTCTTTGACACCCTTTCAGCCGACGATTTCAGTAGTCTGGCGAATGAGGTAATGGCGAAACCATTGCAGTAA
- a CDS encoding UDP-N-acetylmuramoyl-L-alanyl-D-glutamate--2,6-diaminopimelate ligase, giving the protein MAVLKDILYKVHLRSVHGSTALEVSDLQIDSRFVKPGTCFIAIKGVAVDGHAFISNAIEQGAVAVICEELPQQLNENVTYIQVANSAEAAGFMANQFFGNVTEQMKVVGVTGTNGKTTIATLLFKVFSGLGYRCGLVSTVEYHIGDKVVPSTHTTPDVINLNRLLKEMYDAGCTYVFMECSSHAIHQHRITGIHFTGALFSNITHDHLDYHKTFDEYIKVKKRFFDGLTADAFAISNKDDKRGEVMLQNCKAKKQYYGLKNIADYKGKILENSLTGLQMMVNNDEVHFRLIGEFNAYNLLAVFGAAVSLGEDKHKVLQVLSSVTGAEGRFDYIISPNDLILGIVDYAHTPDALENVLATIKKLRRGHEQIITVVGCGGDRDKTKRPVMGEVACELSDRVIFTSDNPRSEDPLEILADMEFGLSSAARRKFISIADRKEAIKTAVSIAKHEDIILIAGKGHEKYQDIKGVKYSFDDKKVLEEMFELLER; this is encoded by the coding sequence ATGGCAGTATTGAAAGACATATTGTACAAAGTGCATCTACGCAGCGTTCACGGATCAACTGCTCTGGAAGTAAGTGATCTGCAGATCGATTCACGTTTTGTGAAGCCGGGCACTTGTTTTATTGCCATCAAGGGAGTAGCTGTTGACGGGCATGCATTTATCTCAAATGCAATTGAGCAAGGCGCTGTTGCAGTGATCTGCGAAGAATTGCCGCAGCAGTTGAATGAGAATGTTACTTATATACAGGTAGCGAACAGTGCAGAGGCAGCAGGTTTTATGGCGAACCAGTTCTTTGGAAATGTAACGGAGCAAATGAAAGTGGTGGGTGTTACCGGCACCAACGGAAAAACAACGATCGCAACATTGCTGTTCAAAGTATTCAGCGGATTGGGTTACCGGTGCGGATTGGTTTCAACTGTAGAATATCATATCGGCGATAAAGTAGTTCCATCAACACATACAACACCGGATGTGATCAATTTGAATCGTTTGCTCAAAGAAATGTATGATGCCGGTTGCACTTATGTATTTATGGAATGCAGCAGTCATGCCATTCATCAGCATCGCATTACAGGTATTCATTTTACCGGTGCATTGTTCAGCAATATCACACACGATCATCTTGATTATCACAAAACCTTTGATGAATACATCAAAGTGAAGAAACGTTTTTTTGATGGATTAACAGCCGATGCATTTGCTATCAGCAACAAAGATGATAAGCGTGGTGAAGTGATGTTGCAAAACTGCAAAGCAAAGAAGCAATATTATGGGTTGAAGAATATTGCTGATTACAAAGGAAAGATATTGGAGAACAGTCTCACCGGTTTGCAGATGATGGTCAATAATGATGAAGTGCATTTTCGGTTGATTGGTGAGTTCAATGCATATAATCTGTTGGCCGTTTTTGGTGCGGCAGTTTCGTTAGGAGAAGACAAACATAAAGTGTTGCAGGTATTGAGCAGTGTAACAGGAGCAGAGGGTCGCTTTGATTATATCATTTCACCCAATGATCTAATTCTTGGTATTGTTGACTATGCACATACACCCGATGCATTGGAAAATGTATTGGCAACTATTAAGAAATTAAGAAGAGGCCATGAGCAGATTATCACCGTAGTTGGTTGTGGTGGCGACAGAGATAAAACCAAACGCCCGGTAATGGGTGAAGTGGCATGTGAATTAAGTGACCGGGTAATTTTTACAAGTGATAATCCACGCAGTGAAGATCCATTGGAAATTTTGGCTGACATGGAGTTCGGATTAAGCTCTGCTGCAAGGAGAAAATTTATTTCTATTGCTGATCGTAAAGAAGCCATCAAAACCGCAGTAAGCATTGCGAAGCATGAGGATATTATTTTGATTGCAGGTAAGGGTCATGAAAAATATCAGGATATAAAAGGAGTGAAATACTCTTTTGATGATAAGAAAGTATTGGAAGAAATGTTTGAATTATTAGAGAGATGA
- a CDS encoding penicillin-binding protein yields the protein MEVKNDILWRVYLGFLGLMLLGILILGKAFYTQSIEGSYWKSMGDSMHTRILDLAAERGTIYSEDGSMLSTSLPQFDVYIDFAAEGLRYKNGLRFNENIDSLSIELAGLFKDKTAATYKKELKQAYKSKSRYYSLKKKVSFEEYKQLREFPLVRLGKNKSGFIAEVKTKRLNPFGELGFRTIGLYRENSKLVGLERSFDSVLRGTTGKRLVRYVSGGVLMPVEGYEVEPENGDDVYTTIDVNIQDITERALMRTMTTNEALEGTCIVMEVATGKIKAIANLGRTKDGTYFETDNYALRTAEPGSTIKLVTLLAALEDKHVTINDNITIHGGRWNLNGRNIVDDHHGPEVTTIKTAFTQSSNVAMSKLAYQYYTADPKKYYKHFTNLHLTTKTGIELNEEFNPLIRNPNKVKPKQWHPQTLASWGFGYELMVSPLQLLMVYNAVANNGKMMKPYLLNEIRNFGTVIRKNEPVVLNEEIASESTIKQLQECLAAVCTEGTARKQFETAPYRASGKTGTAKVNDGTYKYRDGVYQSAFAGYFPSEAPKYSIIVVVKNKPHAANYYGGSVAGPVFREIADHLYKYSQEQQPYTMAKPFADSMLYSFSGMKQEVQQISKQFGFSYTDQLVGNWRISFLKNNTVQSQTYATNGKVMPNVKGMGLKDALYVLETAGMKVQVTGKGKINDQSIAAGAPVAKGQEITLYLN from the coding sequence ATGGAAGTAAAGAACGACATATTATGGAGAGTGTACCTGGGTTTCCTGGGGTTGATGCTGCTGGGTATACTCATACTCGGTAAGGCATTTTATACCCAAAGTATTGAAGGGAGCTATTGGAAAAGTATGGGTGATAGTATGCACACCCGCATTCTTGATCTGGCGGCTGAGCGTGGTACTATTTACAGTGAAGACGGAAGTATGCTCAGTACATCGTTACCACAGTTTGATGTTTACATTGATTTTGCTGCTGAAGGATTACGTTACAAGAACGGATTACGATTTAATGAGAACATCGACTCTTTGTCAATTGAATTGGCTGGTTTATTTAAAGATAAAACTGCCGCTACCTATAAAAAGGAATTGAAGCAGGCGTATAAATCAAAGTCACGCTATTATTCTTTGAAGAAGAAAGTATCGTTTGAAGAGTACAAACAGTTACGTGAGTTTCCATTGGTACGTCTTGGTAAAAACAAAAGTGGTTTTATTGCAGAGGTAAAAACCAAACGGTTGAATCCGTTTGGTGAGTTGGGTTTCAGAACAATTGGATTGTACAGAGAAAATTCAAAACTCGTTGGGCTTGAGCGTTCGTTCGACAGTGTTTTACGTGGTACTACCGGCAAGCGTTTGGTTCGCTATGTGTCAGGTGGCGTATTGATGCCGGTTGAAGGATACGAAGTAGAACCGGAAAATGGAGATGATGTGTACACTACGATCGATGTAAATATTCAGGATATAACCGAACGTGCATTGATGCGCACCATGACTACGAACGAAGCTTTGGAAGGTACCTGCATTGTAATGGAAGTGGCAACCGGAAAGATCAAGGCCATTGCAAACCTTGGTCGCACAAAAGACGGAACTTATTTCGAAACCGACAATTATGCATTGCGTACAGCAGAACCGGGTTCAACCATTAAGCTGGTAACCTTACTGGCTGCGTTGGAAGATAAGCATGTAACCATCAATGATAACATCACCATTCACGGTGGTCGATGGAATTTGAACGGCCGAAATATTGTGGATGATCATCATGGTCCTGAAGTAACAACTATTAAAACAGCCTTTACACAAAGCTCGAATGTGGCAATGAGTAAACTGGCCTATCAGTATTACACAGCTGATCCAAAAAAATACTACAAGCATTTCACCAATCTTCATCTCACCACCAAAACAGGAATTGAGTTGAACGAAGAATTTAATCCGTTGATCAGAAATCCGAATAAGGTAAAACCAAAACAATGGCATCCGCAAACATTGGCTTCGTGGGGTTTTGGTTATGAGTTGATGGTATCGCCTTTACAATTATTAATGGTGTACAATGCTGTGGCGAATAATGGGAAGATGATGAAGCCCTATTTGCTGAATGAGATCAGAAATTTCGGAACAGTGATCCGCAAAAATGAACCGGTGGTATTGAACGAAGAAATTGCAAGCGAATCAACCATCAAACAATTACAGGAATGTTTAGCTGCTGTGTGTACAGAAGGTACAGCACGTAAACAATTTGAAACAGCGCCGTACAGAGCATCGGGTAAAACAGGAACAGCGAAAGTAAATGATGGTACTTATAAATACAGAGATGGTGTATATCAATCAGCGTTTGCCGGTTACTTCCCAAGCGAAGCGCCGAAATATTCCATCATAGTTGTGGTAAAGAACAAGCCACATGCCGCCAACTATTATGGTGGTTCAGTAGCAGGGCCGGTGTTCAGAGAAATTGCAGATCACTTATATAAATACAGTCAGGAACAACAGCCATACACAATGGCAAAACCGTTTGCGGATTCAATGCTGTACAGTTTCAGTGGAATGAAACAGGAAGTGCAACAGATCTCAAAACAGTTTGGTTTCAGTTATACGGATCAGTTAGTGGGTAACTGGCGGATATCGTTCTTGAAAAATAATACCGTTCAATCACAAACCTATGCAACCAATGGGAAAGTGATGCCGAATGTAAAAGGTATGGGATTGAAAGATGCACTGTATGTATTGGAAACAGCCGGTATGAAAGTGCAGGTAACAGGAAAAGGAAAAATTAATGATCAGTCCATCGCTGCCGGTGCGCCGGTAGCAAAGGGACAGGAAATAACATTATATCTCAATTGA
- the rsmH gene encoding 16S rRNA (cytosine(1402)-N(4))-methyltransferase RsmH yields MAKKKTILPAEDGANGEQADVYHIPVMLTEAVDALNIEPSGVYVDCTFGGGGHSREILKRLGPEGRLVAFDQDPDAKRNLPDDERIVFVPHNFKHISRFLKLNRFEKVDGVLADLGVSSHQFDEGARGFSTRFDGPLDMRMDPMQPLTAAIILQTYSQQQLHKLFELYGEVTNSKTLAATIVQQRTTNPFQTIEQLKQALQSVVKGNPNKYFAQVFQALRIEVNQELNVLKELLQQLPGVLKPHARVAIISFHSLEDRLVKNFFKKGSFEEEAYNPFDREEKEKVFHIISKKPVEATPEEQKKNPRSRSARLRVAEKI; encoded by the coding sequence ATGGCAAAAAAGAAAACGATACTGCCTGCGGAAGATGGAGCGAACGGTGAGCAAGCGGATGTATATCACATTCCGGTAATGCTCACGGAAGCAGTGGATGCATTGAACATTGAGCCAAGTGGCGTTTATGTTGATTGCACATTTGGTGGTGGCGGGCATAGCCGGGAGATTTTAAAACGATTGGGGCCGGAGGGCCGACTGGTTGCATTTGACCAGGACCCCGACGCCAAACGAAATCTGCCCGACGATGAACGCATTGTTTTTGTGCCGCACAACTTCAAACACATCAGCCGTTTTTTAAAACTCAACCGTTTTGAAAAAGTGGATGGCGTGCTGGCCGATCTGGGCGTGTCCAGTCACCAGTTCGATGAAGGTGCAAGAGGTTTCTCTACCAGGTTTGATGGCCCGTTGGATATGCGCATGGATCCCATGCAGCCATTAACAGCCGCTATCATTCTGCAAACTTATTCGCAACAACAGTTGCATAAACTGTTCGAGTTGTATGGTGAAGTAACCAATTCCAAAACATTGGCCGCTACCATCGTTCAGCAACGCACTACCAATCCGTTTCAAACCATTGAACAGTTGAAACAGGCATTGCAATCAGTCGTGAAAGGGAATCCCAATAAATACTTTGCCCAGGTATTCCAGGCCTTGCGTATTGAAGTGAACCAGGAACTGAATGTGTTGAAAGAATTGTTACAGCAATTGCCGGGAGTATTGAAACCCCACGCACGGGTGGCGATCATTTCCTTTCATTCGCTGGAAGACAGATTGGTAAAAAACTTTTTTAAAAAAGGAAGTTTTGAAGAGGAGGCGTATAACCCATTCGATCGGGAAGAAAAAGAAAAGGTATTTCATATTATCAGTAAAAAACCTGTTGAAGCAACACCTGAAGAACAGAAAAAAAATCCAAGATCAAGAAGCGCACGGTTACGTGTAGCCGAAAAAATTTAA
- a CDS encoding YqgE/AlgH family protein, which produces MIEPGTGILLISDPFLKDPNFMRTVVLLCEHKDEGSFGLVINRTFEQTLDQLITELEGYSVPVHYGGPVQMDTLHFLHQLPDEIPGGQAITKDIYWGGDFEMVISMLKKGTLDLGKIRFYLGYSGWGNGQLTDEMKEKSWLTANATRKLVFQTDIDHIWKESVKSMGGEFEQLIHYPIDPQLN; this is translated from the coding sequence ATGATTGAACCGGGTACAGGCATATTATTGATTTCCGATCCATTTTTAAAAGATCCCAACTTTATGCGTACGGTTGTGTTGCTTTGTGAACACAAAGACGAAGGCAGTTTTGGGCTGGTGATCAACCGTACATTTGAACAAACACTCGATCAATTGATCACGGAACTGGAGGGCTATTCTGTTCCCGTACATTATGGCGGTCCAGTTCAAATGGATACGCTGCATTTTTTGCATCAACTGCCCGATGAAATTCCCGGCGGACAAGCCATTACAAAAGACATTTATTGGGGAGGCGATTTTGAAATGGTGATCAGCATGTTGAAAAAAGGTACACTCGACCTTGGCAAGATCCGTTTTTATCTTGGCTACAGCGGCTGGGGCAATGGACAACTCACTGATGAGATGAAAGAAAAAAGCTGGCTAACGGCAAACGCTACCCGAAAACTCGTGTTTCAAACCGATATCGATCATATCTGGAAAGAATCCGTTAAATCAATGGGCGGTGAATTTGAACAATTGATCCACTACCCCATCGACCCGCAGTTAAACTAA
- a CDS encoding DUF547 domain-containing protein: MQNFPINKTLNQEKPATNFNSLQDDITILDFFGTWCVPCIKAIPQLVKIQEKFKDKLTVVLVSNEEEARLQKFLAARKDFAFPIVSDADNSITNLFQPPAYPYTIILKDGKIIAITEAEKITEEAVANWMKGEKQPIEEQKTTSVPTTNYNEVMNTKTRSKNVLVKLSQDYIYAAKTGESTAALEEQLRSITITDLQNKLSTDDEKKAFWINLYNGYVQAALQKNPDAYKSRSAFFKSKQITIAGLQLSLDDIEHDFLRRSKIKWSGGYLNKLFPGKTEKELRVKKLDYRLHFSLNCGAKSCPPIAFYNPENLHQQLDIAATAYLTGEAEYDKQANTMKLPAIMGWFRKDFGGKKGMIRLLKEKAIIPTDVNPKIKFKSYDWTLYLNNYQN; the protein is encoded by the coding sequence GTGCAAAACTTTCCCATCAACAAAACACTGAACCAGGAAAAACCTGCCACGAACTTCAATTCGTTACAGGATGACATTACGATTCTTGACTTTTTTGGCACATGGTGTGTTCCCTGTATCAAAGCAATACCACAGCTTGTAAAAATCCAGGAGAAGTTTAAAGATAAGCTGACGGTTGTTCTGGTATCAAATGAAGAAGAAGCAAGATTACAGAAGTTCCTTGCGGCAAGAAAAGATTTTGCTTTCCCGATTGTTTCGGATGCAGATAACAGCATTACCAATTTATTTCAGCCGCCAGCCTACCCCTATACCATCATTTTGAAAGATGGAAAGATCATTGCCATTACAGAAGCTGAAAAAATTACAGAGGAAGCAGTTGCTAACTGGATGAAAGGAGAAAAGCAACCGATCGAAGAACAGAAAACGACAAGTGTACCAACCACGAATTACAATGAAGTGATGAATACAAAAACACGCAGCAAAAATGTGTTAGTAAAACTGTCGCAGGATTATATCTATGCTGCAAAAACAGGCGAAAGCACTGCGGCATTGGAAGAACAACTCCGGTCGATCACAATCACTGATCTGCAAAACAAATTAAGTACGGATGATGAGAAGAAAGCATTCTGGATCAATCTTTATAACGGTTATGTACAGGCTGCTTTGCAAAAGAATCCTGATGCTTACAAAAGCAGAAGTGCATTCTTCAAAAGCAAGCAAATCACTATTGCAGGATTGCAGTTAAGTCTTGATGATATTGAACATGATTTTCTACGTCGTTCAAAAATTAAATGGAGCGGCGGCTATCTTAATAAACTTTTTCCCGGTAAAACTGAAAAGGAATTACGTGTAAAGAAATTAGACTATCGTTTACACTTTTCGCTGAATTGTGGAGCGAAAAGTTGTCCGCCGATTGCTTTTTATAATCCTGAAAACTTACATCAACAATTGGATATTGCAGCAACTGCTTACTTAACCGGCGAAGCGGAATATGATAAGCAAGCAAATACCATGAAGCTTCCTGCTATTATGGGATGGTTCCGGAAAGACTTTGGCGGCAAGAAAGGAATGATCCGTTTGCTGAAAGAAAAAGCGATTATACCAACTGATGTGAATCCGAAAATCAAATTCAAATCATACGACTGGACATTATACTTAAACAATTATCAGAACTAA